TCACGCTGAGCGTACAGATTGTTCACATTAAGAATATGTTCTGCTTTTTGGCTTTCCATTTCAGCAATCTTTTTTGCAAACATAGAACATACCCCGTTTGAATTGCCTGGACCTATTAAATTCGTTGGTTGGGCAATGACAATCGAAAGGCCATAAAGTTCTGCCCAAGCTCTGGCAGCTAGCACTTGAAATGTTTTACTGAGACTATATGGATGGGTAATTGCAGAGATATTGGAAGGGTCGATTTGAAGAGCGGATCCTACTATGACAGACTTTGATTCAGGGCATTCTTTATGGATAGCATCCAGTATATATACAGTTGAAAGCAGATTGGTTTCCAACGTTCCTGTTGGATCGGACCATGATTGACCAACATGGTTTTGACCGGCCAAATGCAACAGATATTGCGGTTTTACTTTCTTTATTAAATTTAGCACCAATTCTTTGTTATGAAGATCGCATTGTTCTACCATAACATTATCAATAGCAATATCCTTACTTCTTGTAACAGCAGTTACCTCATATCCGGCAGATGCAAAATACCTGCAGGAATGGAGGCCAGTAAATCCAGCTGCACCAGTAATTAATATTTTAGACTTCCCGCTCACTTTTTTCATCCAGTCTCTAAGTTCCAATAGCATTTCCTTATAAGGCGGGACTTGATACTTCCAAT
This window of the Cytobacillus pseudoceanisediminis genome carries:
- a CDS encoding NAD-dependent epimerase/dehydratase family protein, which produces MKKVSGKSKILITGAAGFTGLHSCRYFASAGYEVTAVTRSKDIAIDNVMVEQCDLHNKELVLNLIKKVKPQYLLHLAGQNHVGQSWSDPTGTLETNLLSTVYILDAIHKECPESKSVIVGSALQIDPSNISAITHPYSLSKTFQVLAARAWAELYGLSIVIAQPTNLIGPGNSNGVCSMFAKKIAEMESQKAEHILNVNNLYAQRDFIDVRDAVRAYEILLKNGVSKEIYPISSGKSRSLGEVVKIFKTMTPINFKVKISERSIREDKVKISSERINQLGWKPIISFKKSLEDNLKYYRRNPY